In Acidobacteriota bacterium, the following proteins share a genomic window:
- a CDS encoding nucleoside hydrolase, with amino-acid sequence MVRILALAALLLWSLLPRTAAAHGGPLPLIVDTDLAADDVRALAFLLASPAVRVEAVVTSGEGRSPEISAHRILQILEHLDRSGIPVGAGNPVDGPPPPWRTVVDSLAWPSLAPARGVPERAADVLARSLSGSEHGVTYLCLGPTTNLAALLRDEPILCRRIREVWFYGSAPGRDEACWNRDADLEAARRVFASDLPIRTIRLEEDETFPFDEGLLTGLERASTPSARLLATLFGAPGPREKVRQGHFRSWDEAVALCAAHPDLAAFAPTQTGTGRTLLRWDRDAGRALWLQVVAGDGRKRMSETSPVGLSAFPASPDQFRPDLKGSVPRILARHGGEEWRAAVLTNELHGHVGTYSLVGVKMGILARERLGAALDEVEVLSFAGDSPPLSCMNDGLQVSTGATLGRGTIRVDGGGGARPEAEFIRGGERLRLRLKESVRLRIDSDIREALRRYGNLTPEYFREIRRLSILHWEELDRAEIFEEVPAQ; translated from the coding sequence ATGGTCAGGATTCTCGCGCTCGCCGCCCTCCTGCTCTGGAGCCTCCTGCCCCGGACCGCCGCCGCCCACGGCGGACCCCTTCCCCTGATCGTGGATACGGACCTGGCCGCCGACGATGTCCGCGCCCTGGCCTTTCTTCTCGCAAGCCCAGCCGTCCGCGTCGAGGCGGTGGTGACCTCGGGCGAAGGGAGGTCCCCAGAAATTTCCGCCCACAGGATCCTTCAGATCCTCGAGCACCTGGACAGGTCGGGAATCCCCGTGGGAGCGGGAAACCCGGTGGACGGACCTCCCCCTCCGTGGAGGACCGTCGTGGACTCCCTGGCCTGGCCCTCCCTCGCCCCGGCCCGCGGAGTCCCCGAGCGCGCCGCGGACGTCCTGGCCCGGTCGCTCTCCGGATCGGAACACGGGGTGACCTACCTCTGTCTTGGACCCACAACCAACCTCGCCGCCCTGTTGCGGGACGAGCCGATCCTGTGCCGGCGGATTCGCGAGGTCTGGTTCTACGGATCGGCGCCCGGACGGGACGAGGCCTGCTGGAATCGGGACGCCGACCTCGAGGCGGCCCGACGCGTCTTCGCCTCGGACCTCCCCATCCGAACGATCCGACTCGAGGAGGACGAGACCTTCCCCTTCGATGAGGGGCTTCTGACAGGCCTGGAGCGCGCTTCGACGCCTTCGGCCCGGCTCCTGGCGACCCTCTTTGGGGCCCCGGGCCCGCGGGAGAAGGTCAGGCAGGGCCACTTTCGCTCCTGGGACGAGGCGGTGGCCCTGTGCGCCGCCCATCCGGACCTGGCCGCCTTCGCCCCGACGCAAACGGGGACGGGCCGAACCCTCCTCCGGTGGGACCGCGATGCCGGCAGGGCCCTTTGGCTCCAGGTGGTCGCAGGGGACGGAAGAAAACGGATGTCTGAAACGTCCCCCGTCGGCCTGTCGGCCTTTCCCGCCTCGCCGGATCAGTTCCGCCCCGACCTCAAAGGGTCTGTCCCGCGGATCCTCGCCCGCCACGGAGGCGAGGAGTGGAGGGCGGCCGTCCTGACGAACGAGCTCCACGGCCACGTCGGCACGTACTCCCTCGTGGGGGTCAAGATGGGAATTCTCGCCCGGGAGCGCCTCGGCGCGGCCCTGGACGAGGTGGAGGTCCTGAGTTTCGCGGGCGATTCACCCCCTTTGAGCTGTATGAACGACGGCCTCCAGGTCTCCACGGGAGCCACATTGGGACGGGGCACGATTCGGGTGGACGGTGGAGGCGGGGCGCGGCCCGAGGCCGAGTTCATCCGGGGCGGCGAGCGCTTGCGCCTGCGCCTGAAGGAGTCGGTGCGCCTCCGCATCGACTCGGACATTCGCGAGGCCCTCCGCCGGTACGGAAACCTTACCCCCGAGTACTTCCGTGAAATCCGTCGCCTGTCCATCCTCCACTGGGAGGAGCTGGATCGGGCGGAGATTTTCGAGGAGGTGCCCGCCCAGTGA
- a CDS encoding L-serine ammonia-lyase, iron-sulfur-dependent, subunit alpha produces MIQFSDYLAQEWKPALGCTEPAAIAYAASLAAAQGEGPVRAVHLRCDPRIYKNCYAVGIPNSEKKVGIRWALALGSLLPDPSAGLQVFRQIDEGALREAGRLLSENAVSVEVDPSRPELLVDCTVVRSEGMGRAVLERDHTRLTRLEKNGKPCDPTRGGPSAPSREEAVRAPSLREALARLSFEELLQMARDIRASDRQSLREGAEMNLAIARHGLTLFPRPFMDLIGMDPLTRISRLVCAGVYARMCGEDFPVMSLAGSGNKGIVTAVPLTLWARETGADPSRAEEALALACLVTSATTFHLGTLSAACGCSNAAGVGLAVGLVSLQGGGPGDLSLAVNNVVGNVTGMICDGAKMGCALKTMTSVDAAFRAASLAMSGIGIPSTDGIVGRDGAQSLAHLGRIAGPGMAAMDAQILEIMQAKLRREDS; encoded by the coding sequence ATGATTCAGTTTTCTGATTACCTGGCCCAGGAGTGGAAGCCCGCCCTGGGTTGCACGGAACCGGCGGCCATCGCCTACGCGGCTTCCCTGGCGGCGGCCCAGGGCGAAGGTCCGGTCCGGGCGGTCCACCTGAGGTGCGACCCGCGAATCTATAAGAACTGCTACGCCGTGGGCATCCCCAATTCGGAGAAAAAGGTGGGCATTCGCTGGGCCCTGGCCCTCGGAAGCCTCCTTCCGGATCCCTCCGCCGGGCTCCAGGTGTTCCGTCAGATCGACGAAGGAGCCCTCCGCGAAGCGGGCAGGCTCCTTAGCGAGAATGCCGTCTCCGTGGAAGTGGATCCCTCCCGCCCCGAGCTCCTGGTGGACTGCACCGTGGTCCGGTCGGAGGGAATGGGGAGAGCGGTCCTCGAAAGGGACCACACCCGCCTCACCCGGCTTGAAAAGAACGGGAAGCCCTGCGATCCGACCCGTGGAGGACCCTCCGCCCCGTCCCGGGAGGAGGCGGTGCGCGCCCCCTCCCTTCGCGAGGCCCTGGCCCGCCTTTCCTTTGAAGAACTCCTTCAAATGGCTCGGGACATCCGGGCCTCGGACCGGCAGTCCTTGAGAGAGGGAGCGGAGATGAACCTGGCCATCGCGCGCCACGGCCTCACGCTCTTTCCCCGTCCCTTCATGGACCTCATCGGGATGGACCCTCTCACCCGCATCAGCCGCCTGGTCTGCGCCGGCGTGTACGCGCGCATGTGCGGAGAGGATTTCCCGGTCATGTCTCTGGCCGGGTCGGGCAACAAGGGGATCGTTACGGCCGTTCCCCTGACCCTCTGGGCCCGGGAAACGGGGGCCGACCCCTCCCGGGCGGAGGAGGCCCTCGCCCTGGCCTGTCTCGTCACGTCGGCCACGACCTTCCACCTGGGCACCCTCTCGGCCGCGTGCGGCTGCTCCAACGCCGCGGGGGTGGGCCTCGCCGTGGGGCTGGTGAGCCTCCAGGGCGGAGGGCCGGGGGACCTTTCACTCGCCGTGAACAATGTTGTGGGAAACGTGACGGGCATGATCTGCGACGGGGCCAAGATGGGGTGCGCGCTCAAGACCATGACGTCCGTGGACGCGGCCTTCCGCGCCGCATCGCTGGCCATGAGCGGCATCGGCATCCCCTCCACGGACGGCATCGTCGGAAGGGACGGCGCCCAGTCCCTCGCTCACCTGGGCCGCATCGCGGGCCCCGGCATGGCAGCCATGGACGCCCAGATCCTGGAAATCATGCAAGCCAAATTGCGCCGCGAGGACTCTTAG
- a CDS encoding transcriptional repressor, with protein MPRPFKYREAILSLLKENPIHPTVDWIHTRLRQAHSRVSLATVYRTLRTLVAEGLLCELPFGSSEARFGLVREERHYHFLCDACRRIYDLPLPHDPRLEQAVRRATGHEVNRHTVEFYGRCRECLGEAGPPPPIGKQPPKGAGMRRGSPIETSRKERKP; from the coding sequence ATGCCACGTCCCTTCAAGTACCGGGAGGCCATCCTGTCCCTTCTCAAGGAGAACCCGATCCACCCCACCGTGGATTGGATTCACACGCGCCTGCGTCAGGCGCACTCCCGGGTCAGCCTGGCCACCGTGTATCGGACCCTTCGGACCCTCGTGGCGGAGGGACTCCTTTGCGAACTGCCCTTCGGGTCCAGCGAAGCGAGGTTCGGGCTCGTCCGAGAGGAACGGCACTACCACTTCCTGTGCGACGCCTGCCGGCGGATTTACGACCTTCCCCTCCCCCACGATCCCCGCCTCGAACAGGCGGTCCGCCGGGCCACGGGGCACGAGGTGAACCGCCACACGGTGGAGTTCTACGGCCGATGCCGGGAATGCCTCGGCGAGGCCGGTCCACCTCCCCCCATCGGGAAGCAACCGCCGAAGGGCGCCGGCATGAGGCGGGGGTCCCCGATCGAAACCAGTCGAAAGGAGCGAAAGCCATGA